A single window of Candidatus Flexicrinis affinis DNA harbors:
- the coaBC gene encoding bifunctional phosphopantothenoylcysteine decarboxylase/phosphopantothenate--cysteine ligase CoaBC codes for MSGPAVLHERRIVLGVSGSIAAYKSVDLASKLTQMGALVDTVMTDAAQQFVTPLAFQSVTGRPVYTSMWHADMSGGLPTHVAHVALGESADALIIAPATANTIAKLAAGLADDLLSVTALASRAPLLIAPAMDGGMYMHDAVQANMRVLAERGAWIVEPETGRFASGLVGKGRLPETPTLIGHIRRLLGRTGPLVGRNVVVTAGGTREPIDPVRYVSNRSSGKQGYALAQAALDAGASVTLVSTVDLPAPSGAVLVSVSSAQQMLEAVLDHASTADVLIMAAAVADYRPKVVEAEKIKKVDGTSGLSLDMEQTQDILVEVHRRRESSKAPKVVVGFAAESQDLLANAKSKLARKGLDLIVANDITASDAGFSVDTNRVTLLSADGEVRPLALMSKSEVADEVVAWAAHRLSSVD; via the coding sequence ATGTCTGGTCCGGCGGTGCTGCACGAACGCAGGATCGTGCTTGGCGTTTCCGGTAGTATTGCGGCGTACAAGAGCGTCGATCTGGCCAGCAAGCTCACGCAGATGGGCGCGCTGGTGGACACGGTAATGACCGACGCCGCCCAGCAGTTTGTGACTCCGCTGGCGTTCCAGTCGGTCACCGGGCGGCCGGTCTATACGAGCATGTGGCACGCCGACATGTCCGGCGGTCTGCCGACGCACGTGGCACATGTCGCCCTCGGCGAGAGCGCCGACGCCCTTATCATCGCGCCCGCTACAGCCAACACGATCGCCAAACTCGCGGCGGGCCTTGCCGACGACCTGCTCTCGGTCACGGCGCTGGCCTCGCGCGCGCCGCTGTTGATCGCCCCAGCCATGGACGGCGGTATGTACATGCACGACGCTGTACAGGCGAACATGCGCGTGCTTGCGGAGCGTGGGGCGTGGATCGTCGAGCCGGAGACCGGGCGATTCGCGTCCGGTTTGGTTGGCAAGGGCCGGCTGCCAGAGACCCCGACGCTGATCGGACATATCCGCCGGTTGCTGGGAAGGACGGGTCCGCTGGTGGGCCGCAACGTGGTCGTGACGGCGGGCGGCACGCGCGAACCGATCGACCCGGTGCGGTACGTGTCGAATCGGTCGAGCGGCAAGCAAGGCTATGCGTTAGCGCAGGCGGCGCTTGATGCAGGCGCAAGCGTTACGCTTGTCAGTACGGTCGACCTACCTGCGCCCTCAGGCGCCGTGCTGGTTTCGGTGTCAAGCGCACAGCAAATGCTTGAGGCTGTCCTCGACCATGCGTCGACAGCGGATGTGCTCATCATGGCGGCCGCCGTCGCCGACTACCGGCCGAAGGTCGTTGAGGCTGAGAAGATCAAGAAGGTCGACGGGACTTCTGGCTTATCGCTCGACATGGAGCAGACGCAGGACATTCTCGTGGAAGTCCATCGTAGGCGGGAGTCGAGCAAAGCACCGAAGGTCGTCGTCGGGTTCGCGGCCGAGAGCCAGGATCTGCTCGCCAACGCGAAGTCGAAACTCGCACGCAAGGGGCTTGACCTGATCGTCGCGAATGACATCACCGCCAGCGACGCCGGCTTCTCGGTGGATACCAACCGCGTGACGCTGCTGTCGGCGGATGGTGAGGTGCGCCCGCTTGCGCTGATGAGCAAGTCCGAGGTTGCAGACGAAGTTGTCGCATGGGCGGCTCACCGCCTGTCCTCAGTTGACTAG
- a CDS encoding ComEC/Rec2 family competence protein, producing MLLAYVALAWLAGVWAASQFGALTTTFWLLICAGGVLACWVNRHVRDWRLLFALVAVIALGAARMSLEPRSSDIAAYNGLGGVQIEGTVIEPPDRRDASTRLRVQTQTVNSTGVPAPTSGIVLVDAPSQTRAAYGDLVRVSGRLRAPQEFDRFDYADFLGRQGVFSLMDRVSEVEVVTSGGGSPIVRAVAGLRESIGALFTSLLPEPHAGILTAVVTGNEQYVAPSTRDAYAASGLSHLLAVSGFNMTLVAGFALAWIRRAQRPLLPVLLGLMALLVYLALVGFAASAARAALMAALVLIGHALRRQSNLVVSLGFAAIVLTALTPGAVFDVGFQLSFAAMLGIAVLQPRLDRALEPFTLPERPATLTLTVVRGFAAAGTVTISASALTLPISASVFGTFPAATLLTNMLVVPLQSVILFGGFVLIAAGAVPMLGTLVASALLVPLAWMTTVAERSAAAQTSLEVSVHPVIPLTLVGAAVTTSLITATRPAWFDRLRDRRVLLSGLAALGVVLGLTGAVISGQPDGKLHVWVLDVGHSHGVFIQSPSGAQVLVDGGRYPSRLLTALGQRMAFYDRHIDAVIVTHPDPFDIAALPAVLRRYEVDHVLYHGQFNAGAELAEIAALHPLQTIEAGRTIDLGDGAYIEVLHPDTVPDADDGIADVAVVLRVTYGDMSFLLPSDANAAAQRDLLAAGEWPLATVMLLPMHGGARGLDSDFLDAVQPRVTALQSDRANVLGDPDPDVLRLLPDVPLFRTDLQGTLHFYTDGTELYVETER from the coding sequence ATGCTGCTCGCTTACGTGGCGCTTGCGTGGCTGGCTGGAGTGTGGGCAGCATCGCAGTTCGGCGCACTGACAACGACGTTTTGGCTGTTGATCTGCGCGGGTGGCGTGCTGGCGTGCTGGGTTAATCGGCACGTTCGTGACTGGCGCTTGCTATTTGCCCTCGTCGCTGTGATTGCGTTGGGCGCGGCGCGCATGTCGCTTGAGCCGCGCAGCAGTGATATTGCCGCCTACAATGGCCTCGGCGGTGTGCAGATTGAGGGTACCGTGATCGAACCGCCGGACCGCCGCGATGCGTCCACGCGTCTGCGAGTCCAGACGCAGACTGTGAATTCAACCGGTGTCCCCGCGCCAACGTCCGGAATTGTGCTGGTCGACGCACCCAGCCAGACCCGTGCTGCGTACGGTGATCTGGTGCGCGTGTCGGGAAGGCTGCGTGCGCCGCAGGAATTCGACCGCTTTGACTACGCGGACTTTCTCGGCCGGCAAGGCGTGTTCTCGCTGATGGATCGCGTTTCCGAGGTCGAGGTCGTAACCAGCGGCGGCGGTTCGCCAATTGTACGGGCAGTTGCCGGCCTACGCGAAAGTATCGGCGCGCTGTTCACATCGCTGCTACCCGAGCCGCACGCCGGAATTCTCACCGCCGTTGTGACCGGAAACGAGCAGTATGTCGCGCCTTCTACCCGCGATGCTTACGCCGCTTCAGGCCTGTCTCACTTGCTTGCGGTAAGCGGCTTCAACATGACGCTCGTCGCGGGCTTCGCGCTGGCGTGGATTCGCAGAGCGCAGCGTCCCCTTCTGCCAGTGCTCCTCGGCCTGATGGCGCTGCTCGTTTACCTTGCGCTGGTCGGCTTTGCGGCGTCGGCCGCGCGGGCCGCGTTGATGGCGGCGCTGGTGCTGATCGGCCATGCGCTGCGACGGCAGTCCAACCTCGTCGTATCGCTTGGTTTTGCCGCAATCGTCCTGACCGCTTTGACCCCGGGGGCGGTGTTCGATGTCGGCTTCCAGCTAAGTTTTGCGGCGATGTTGGGCATCGCCGTGCTTCAGCCCCGTCTTGATCGAGCGCTTGAGCCATTCACGCTGCCGGAACGGCCGGCCACGCTGACTCTGACCGTCGTTCGGGGGTTCGCTGCCGCCGGCACGGTGACGATCTCGGCGTCTGCGCTGACGCTGCCCATTTCAGCGTCCGTGTTTGGCACATTTCCCGCCGCGACGTTGCTCACGAACATGCTGGTCGTGCCGCTGCAGTCCGTAATCCTGTTCGGGGGATTCGTGTTGATCGCCGCCGGTGCAGTGCCGATGCTTGGAACACTCGTGGCGAGCGCACTGCTCGTCCCGCTAGCGTGGATGACGACCGTTGCCGAACGCTCCGCCGCAGCGCAGACCAGCCTTGAGGTCAGCGTGCATCCAGTGATCCCGCTGACGCTCGTCGGCGCGGCGGTCACGACATCGCTGATCACGGCGACACGTCCCGCTTGGTTCGACCGTCTGCGCGACCGCCGCGTGCTCTTGTCCGGACTGGCGGCGTTGGGCGTTGTGCTTGGTCTGACGGGCGCTGTGATTTCGGGCCAGCCTGACGGGAAGCTGCACGTGTGGGTGCTGGATGTTGGACACAGCCACGGCGTGTTCATCCAATCACCCAGTGGCGCGCAGGTACTGGTGGACGGCGGGCGCTACCCGAGCCGATTGCTCACGGCGCTCGGGCAGCGGATGGCATTCTACGACCGGCACATCGACGCAGTAATCGTGACACACCCCGACCCGTTCGACATCGCCGCGCTGCCCGCCGTGCTTCGCCGCTACGAGGTCGACCACGTCTTGTATCACGGGCAGTTCAATGCGGGGGCTGAATTGGCGGAGATCGCGGCGCTACACCCGCTGCAGACCATCGAGGCCGGGCGGACAATCGACTTGGGTGACGGCGCGTACATTGAGGTCTTGCACCCCGATACCGTGCCGGATGCGGACGACGGCATCGCCGACGTTGCCGTGGTGCTGCGCGTGACTTACGGCGACATGTCGTTTCTGCTGCCGTCTGACGCCAACGCCGCAGCCCAGCGCGATCTGCTTGCGGCCGGGGAGTGGCCGCTGGCAACCGTTATGCTCCTGCCGATGCACGGCGGGGCGCGCGGGTTGGACTCGGATTTTCTCGATGCCGTGCAACCGCGCGTTACGGCGCTTCAGTCCGATCGCGCGAACGTATTGGGTGATCCTGACCCGGATGTGTTACGGTTGCTGCCCGACGTGCCGTTGTTCCGCACCGATCTGCAAGGCACGTTACACTTCTATACGGATGGAACTGAACTCTACGTCGAAACGGAGCGATGA
- a CDS encoding metallophosphoesterase, producing the protein MTVLPLVTFAHISDTHLTGKDHPDYQARPNPHETARTVFEQINTLPVTVDFVLHTGDVGHDPKRESDYMTARSTMNLLQPPVHIIAGNHDRSKWLYRTLNGRVPDTYHYAFEVNGVYFACLDSSITHQANGRLGDAQLTWLESIIALPTDQPLVVAVHHHPIALGSQPMDAIGLNDGEALHRILRGARKRVRCVLFGHIHEDVTIMRDGILYASARSTWYQTRTWHRQKDFTRDPVQVPGYSLVSIMPNGDTIIRAYRVPYPTG; encoded by the coding sequence ATGACCGTGCTGCCGCTAGTGACCTTCGCGCATATCAGTGATACACATCTCACCGGCAAGGATCATCCCGATTACCAGGCGCGTCCAAATCCGCACGAGACGGCCCGCACCGTGTTCGAGCAGATCAATACGCTGCCCGTAACGGTCGACTTCGTGCTGCACACCGGTGACGTCGGCCATGATCCAAAGCGCGAATCGGACTACATGACGGCGCGATCGACCATGAACCTGTTGCAGCCGCCGGTACACATCATCGCAGGCAACCACGACCGATCGAAGTGGCTGTACCGTACGTTAAACGGTCGCGTGCCGGACACGTATCACTATGCGTTCGAGGTCAACGGTGTGTATTTCGCGTGTCTGGATAGCAGCATCACGCATCAGGCCAACGGGCGTTTGGGCGACGCGCAGTTGACGTGGCTCGAAAGCATCATTGCGCTGCCCACCGATCAGCCGCTGGTGGTCGCCGTGCATCACCATCCCATCGCGCTCGGATCGCAGCCGATGGACGCGATCGGGCTGAACGACGGCGAGGCGCTGCACCGAATTCTGCGGGGCGCGCGGAAACGTGTGCGCTGCGTGCTGTTCGGTCACATCCACGAGGACGTGACCATCATGCGCGACGGTATTCTGTACGCCAGCGCACGCAGCACGTGGTATCAGACGCGCACGTGGCACCGTCAGAAGGACTTCACGCGCGACCCGGTTCAGGTTCCGGGCTATAGCCTCGTGTCGATCATGCCCAATGGCGATACGATCATTCGAGCCTACCGCGTGCCTTATCCGACCGGATAG
- the menC gene encoding o-succinylbenzoate synthase, with the protein MTVSEVRLYPLHIPFVEPFVTSFGEEPFKAGVLVELRTNEGVTGWGEASVEINPGYGSETVATGMHILRHFLVPLVVGRRIEHPTHVPSLLHPVRGNAHAKAGLEAAVWDAFAKVNDMRLVDLFTQTLGDQHASRERATVGVSIGIMDSLDQQLAIVRKRVTQGYARIKLKIKPGWDVRVAAAVREEYPDILLMLDANSAYTLADTDHLKKLDAFNLLMIEQPLSHDDIHDHGILQAALKTPICLDESVKSVGDLRLAFKVGALKILNLKPARVGGYTESLAIYSLCAEHGVALWIGGMLECGIGRAGNVALASLPAVTLPCDISATDRYFTEDITEPPFVLNPDSTITVPTGPGIGVDVIEDRVRESAERWAALNPYPVG; encoded by the coding sequence ATTACGGTTTCGGAAGTTCGCCTCTACCCGCTGCACATCCCGTTCGTCGAGCCGTTTGTCACGTCGTTTGGCGAAGAGCCTTTCAAGGCCGGCGTTCTTGTCGAACTGCGCACCAACGAGGGCGTCACGGGCTGGGGCGAAGCATCGGTCGAAATCAACCCCGGTTACGGCTCGGAAACCGTAGCGACCGGTATGCACATCCTGCGCCATTTTCTGGTCCCGCTAGTAGTCGGACGGCGTATCGAGCATCCGACTCACGTGCCGTCACTGCTGCATCCCGTACGGGGAAATGCACACGCCAAGGCCGGGCTTGAGGCCGCGGTATGGGACGCGTTCGCGAAAGTCAACGATATGCGGCTTGTCGACCTGTTCACGCAAACGCTCGGGGATCAACACGCGAGCCGCGAGCGTGCAACGGTCGGCGTCAGCATCGGCATCATGGACTCGCTCGATCAGCAGTTGGCGATCGTCCGCAAGCGCGTAACACAGGGCTACGCGCGCATCAAACTGAAGATCAAGCCGGGCTGGGACGTGCGGGTCGCGGCGGCAGTGCGCGAGGAGTACCCGGACATCCTACTCATGCTGGACGCCAACAGCGCCTACACGTTGGCCGATACCGACCACCTCAAGAAGCTGGATGCGTTCAATCTGCTGATGATCGAACAACCGTTGTCGCATGACGACATCCACGACCACGGCATTCTGCAGGCCGCGCTCAAGACGCCGATTTGCCTCGACGAAAGCGTGAAGTCGGTGGGGGATCTGCGGTTGGCGTTCAAGGTCGGCGCGCTCAAGATTCTCAATCTCAAGCCGGCGCGCGTCGGCGGGTACACCGAGAGCCTCGCCATCTACTCGCTTTGCGCCGAGCACGGTGTCGCGCTTTGGATCGGCGGGATGCTGGAGTGCGGGATCGGACGCGCAGGCAACGTCGCGCTGGCTTCGCTTCCGGCCGTTACACTACCGTGCGATATCTCGGCAACCGATCGCTACTTCACCGAAGACATCACCGAGCCGCCGTTTGTGCTCAACCCGGACAGCACCATCACCGTTCCGACCGGCCCTGGCATCGGCGTCGACGTCATCGAGGATCGCGTACGGGAGTCGGCGGAGCGATGGGCTGCGCTGAATCCCTATCCGGTCGGATAA
- a CDS encoding NAD(P)-dependent oxidoreductase, whose protein sequence is MERVGVIGLGIMGRGMAANILKAGFPTTVWNRTAARMTPLVEAGASPAESPADVARRSDIVLVCVSDTPDVEHVLFGEDGVVHGAASGALVIDSSTISPNATREFAAKLAERGIAMLDAPVSGGSEGAERGTLSVMVGGDAASFDRALPVLNAIGKTITHVGPTGSGQSTKLVNQILCVANMLAASEALLLAKASGLDLERTLQAVGGGAGGSWMLNNRGPQVIKRDFRPGFTIDLQQKDLRLVLEAADELGLPLTLTSMCHGMYNVLQRQGLGEEGNHALARAVEQLAGIVIEG, encoded by the coding sequence ATGGAACGAGTTGGCGTGATCGGGCTAGGGATCATGGGCCGCGGCATGGCTGCGAATATCCTCAAGGCAGGATTCCCGACGACCGTCTGGAACCGCACCGCAGCACGGATGACGCCGCTGGTCGAGGCTGGCGCGTCGCCCGCTGAGTCGCCGGCAGACGTCGCGCGCCGCAGCGACATCGTCCTCGTCTGCGTCAGCGACACGCCGGACGTCGAGCACGTCCTGTTCGGCGAGGACGGTGTTGTGCATGGCGCGGCATCCGGCGCACTTGTGATCGACTCAAGCACCATCAGCCCGAATGCCACGAGGGAGTTCGCGGCGAAGCTGGCGGAGCGCGGGATTGCCATGCTGGACGCGCCGGTATCAGGCGGAAGCGAAGGCGCGGAACGCGGAACGCTCAGTGTCATGGTCGGCGGAGACGCCGCCTCGTTCGACCGCGCCCTACCTGTGCTGAATGCGATCGGTAAGACGATCACGCATGTCGGGCCGACCGGCAGCGGGCAGTCGACCAAGCTCGTCAACCAGATTCTGTGTGTGGCGAACATGCTGGCGGCCAGCGAGGCGCTGCTGCTGGCAAAAGCCTCCGGGCTTGATCTCGAACGCACGCTGCAGGCGGTCGGGGGCGGCGCAGGTGGAAGCTGGATGCTGAATAACCGCGGGCCGCAGGTCATCAAGCGCGACTTCCGGCCCGGTTTCACCATCGACTTACAGCAGAAGGACCTGCGTCTGGTGCTGGAGGCCGCCGACGAGCTTGGCCTGCCCCTCACGCTTACGTCGATGTGCCACGGGATGTATAACGTGCTTCAGCGACAGGGGCTTGGCGAGGAAGGCAATCATGCGCTCGCTCGCGCTGTCGAACAACTCGCCGGTATCGTCATCGAAGGATAG
- a CDS encoding GNAT family N-acetyltransferase: MNDQIVYRILTENADLEQASHLEAVIWGWDVQFASPTNVMRVSALKGGLVLCAYDRGAMIGMSWAFPAFTDGQWVLWSHVAGVLPNYRGQGIGAGIKWAQRKWALEHGYREIRWTFDPMQAGNANFNLRVLGVSINKYLVNMYGTYDDALNPGLPTDRFEARWELASERVGQAEQGRLPVVDTLPDTMLVRAEGDGIVTRMTSSQPSACVEIPASFSTLGRENRGLAERWQAALRTQLTDAFERGFVIENFVRRDGRCWYVLKRRALSSL, from the coding sequence ATGAACGACCAAATCGTCTATCGAATCTTGACTGAAAACGCCGACCTCGAGCAAGCGTCACACCTCGAGGCGGTGATTTGGGGATGGGATGTGCAGTTCGCGTCGCCCACCAACGTCATGCGTGTGTCGGCGCTCAAGGGCGGCCTCGTGCTGTGTGCCTACGACCGGGGCGCGATGATCGGCATGTCGTGGGCATTCCCGGCGTTTACCGATGGTCAGTGGGTGCTTTGGTCGCATGTCGCCGGCGTGCTGCCCAATTACCGGGGGCAGGGGATCGGCGCGGGGATCAAGTGGGCGCAGCGGAAGTGGGCGCTTGAGCACGGATACCGCGAGATTCGCTGGACGTTCGACCCGATGCAGGCCGGGAACGCGAACTTCAACCTGCGCGTGCTCGGTGTTTCGATCAACAAGTATCTGGTCAACATGTACGGGACGTATGACGACGCGCTGAATCCGGGCCTGCCGACCGATCGTTTCGAGGCGCGCTGGGAGCTCGCGTCGGAACGCGTCGGGCAAGCGGAGCAGGGGAGGCTTCCGGTCGTCGATACGCTTCCGGATACCATGCTCGTGCGCGCCGAAGGCGACGGGATTGTCACACGGATGACCAGTTCACAGCCGTCGGCCTGTGTCGAGATTCCGGCCTCGTTCTCGACGCTCGGCAGGGAGAATCGCGGCCTTGCCGAACGCTGGCAGGCGGCTCTGCGAACGCAGCTTACCGACGCGTTCGAGCGCGGCTTCGTCATCGAGAATTTCGTGCGGCGTGACGGTCGGTGCTGGTACGTACTGAAGCGACGGGCGTTGTCTAGCTTGTGA
- a CDS encoding dihydrodipicolinate synthase family protein, protein MAQQFSGVICAAVTPMRGLIIDHEAFAMHLQTLAMEGCHGVLVTGTTGEGPSIGLSERPQLVKTAVSAANGMKVLAGTGCSSLTDTIAANRDAFDNGADAVVIVPPFYFRRASVDGLFNYYVAVIEQSVPADRSVMLYHIPPVSGVPITVPLAQRLYDRFGDRISGVKDSGGDMAYTSALLETVPGLPVFVGSERVLLEGLMLGAAGCITAGANSAGAACVRVYDAWRSGSESAGDLQSTLNELRDVMESYPPGPAAYKALLRLRYGGASWDVRPPLENHGPDSVDAMMERITALDLDLLPWIAG, encoded by the coding sequence ATGGCGCAGCAGTTCAGCGGTGTAATCTGCGCGGCGGTGACGCCGATGCGCGGCCTGATCATCGACCACGAAGCGTTTGCCATGCATTTGCAGACATTGGCGATGGAAGGCTGCCACGGTGTGCTCGTTACTGGGACAACAGGGGAGGGACCGTCCATCGGCCTCTCGGAGCGCCCGCAGCTCGTCAAGACGGCGGTGTCTGCGGCGAACGGGATGAAAGTGCTGGCGGGAACCGGATGCAGCAGTCTGACTGATACGATTGCCGCGAACCGAGATGCCTTCGACAACGGGGCCGACGCCGTCGTGATCGTGCCGCCGTTTTATTTTCGACGTGCGTCGGTCGATGGATTGTTCAACTACTACGTCGCCGTGATCGAGCAGTCGGTACCGGCCGACCGGTCCGTGATGCTGTACCACATTCCGCCTGTGTCAGGCGTGCCGATCACCGTACCTCTAGCGCAGCGTCTCTATGATCGTTTCGGTGATCGCATCAGCGGCGTGAAGGACAGCGGCGGCGACATGGCCTATACGAGCGCTCTGCTCGAAACCGTGCCGGGGCTTCCGGTATTTGTCGGTTCGGAACGCGTGCTGCTGGAAGGGCTGATGCTGGGCGCTGCCGGGTGCATCACCGCTGGCGCGAACTCGGCCGGCGCTGCGTGCGTGCGCGTCTACGACGCGTGGCGCAGCGGCAGTGAATCGGCCGGCGATCTGCAGTCCACGTTGAACGAATTGCGCGATGTAATGGAGTCGTATCCGCCCGGGCCAGCGGCGTACAAGGCGCTGCTGCGCCTGCGTTACGGCGGTGCAAGCTGGGACGTGCGGCCCCCGCTCGAGAACCACGGCCCGGATTCGGTCGACGCGATGATGGAACGCATCACGGCGCTCGATCTCGACCTTCTGCCGTGGATTGCGGGGTGA
- a CDS encoding alpha/beta hydrolase, with amino-acid sequence MPTWSPYASGRAEHTVSGTVLVCPDVYSSQLDNARDIFVYLPPSYASSSRRYPVIYMQDGQNVFDAVSSFAGEWHVDETFEELHDEGLEAAVVAIPNIGDARITEYNPYTSTRFGAARGDDYVRFICNTLKPMIDAEFRTLPGSDSTAIAGSSMGGLISLYAWLAYPQVFGLGAAMSPALWIARGAALEHAGRAPLNVGRLYLDIGGKELPRRFSKYVNGMNDAVQGVYDRLRGRGIPESRLMLVRDKHGEHNEESWARRFPDAIRFLLGGGVTPQSTAEGRDRAP; translated from the coding sequence ATGCCGACATGGTCGCCTTACGCGTCAGGCCGTGCCGAGCACACCGTTAGCGGTACGGTGCTCGTTTGCCCTGACGTTTACAGTTCGCAGCTTGACAACGCGCGCGACATCTTCGTCTATCTTCCCCCGTCCTACGCATCGTCGTCTCGCCGCTATCCGGTGATCTACATGCAGGACGGGCAGAACGTATTCGACGCTGTCAGCAGCTTTGCCGGTGAGTGGCACGTCGACGAAACGTTCGAGGAATTGCATGACGAGGGACTGGAAGCCGCCGTCGTTGCCATCCCGAACATCGGAGACGCCCGCATTACCGAATACAACCCGTATACGTCGACGCGATTCGGCGCGGCACGCGGCGATGACTATGTCCGTTTCATCTGCAACACGCTGAAGCCGATGATCGACGCCGAGTTTCGTACGCTGCCGGGGTCCGATTCGACCGCGATAGCGGGGTCGTCAATGGGCGGACTGATATCGCTGTACGCGTGGCTGGCGTATCCGCAGGTGTTCGGCCTTGGAGCCGCCATGAGCCCCGCGCTGTGGATCGCGCGCGGGGCGGCCTTGGAACATGCCGGACGTGCGCCGCTGAACGTGGGGAGACTGTATCTCGATATCGGCGGAAAAGAGCTGCCGCGTCGCTTCAGCAAGTACGTCAATGGCATGAATGATGCCGTTCAAGGGGTCTACGATCGGCTGCGCGGGCGCGGCATCCCCGAATCACGGCTCATGCTCGTACGCGACAAACACGGCGAACACAACGAAGAAAGTTGGGCACGCCGGTTTCCGGATGCGATACGCTTCCTGCTTGGTGGTGGCGTCACCCCGCAATCCACGGCAGAAGGTCGAGATCGAGCGCCGTGA
- a CDS encoding glycerate kinase, giving the protein MSAVAAADAIARGLRASPLDDAVDLLPIADGGNGTVDAFLVHGGRRETRRVTGPLGAPVDADFALLPDGRTAVIEMALASGLELVDQLDAGRASTHGTGELIRAALDAGVSRLIVGVGGSATTDGGAGCLMALGLSVAQADGAEIGSGGISLHNAAQIDTTGLDPRLPNVEVIVATDVDNPATGPEGAAVVFGPQKGADAQLVESLDAALSRWFSLATSVTGRDVTHEPGAGAAGALAGGLLAFANAKLVSGVDLLLDYAQFDQRVQSHRLVITGEGRLDDQSLRGKGPIGVARRAQGFGVPTLAFAGSVTANPAALRDAGIAAAFPIVDRIITLSEALNHGPTLLETAAFRVGCTIALARAIS; this is encoded by the coding sequence ATGTCCGCCGTCGCCGCGGCGGACGCGATCGCGCGTGGACTGCGTGCTTCGCCCCTCGACGACGCGGTAGACCTGCTTCCGATTGCCGATGGCGGCAACGGCACGGTTGATGCGTTTCTCGTCCACGGCGGCAGACGCGAGACCCGCCGCGTGACCGGCCCGCTTGGAGCGCCGGTCGATGCGGATTTCGCCCTGCTGCCGGACGGCCGCACAGCCGTGATCGAAATGGCGCTCGCCTCAGGCTTGGAGCTGGTGGATCAGCTTGACGCAGGACGCGCTTCGACCCATGGCACCGGTGAACTCATCCGCGCTGCGCTCGATGCGGGCGTGAGCAGACTGATCGTCGGCGTGGGCGGCAGCGCAACAACCGACGGCGGCGCAGGCTGCTTGATGGCGCTGGGCTTGAGTGTCGCTCAGGCCGATGGGGCGGAGATTGGTTCAGGCGGAATCTCGCTGCATAACGCGGCCCAAATCGACACGACCGGGCTTGACCCGCGCTTGCCCAACGTCGAGGTGATCGTGGCGACCGATGTCGACAACCCTGCGACGGGGCCTGAGGGTGCCGCTGTGGTGTTTGGCCCGCAAAAAGGCGCAGACGCGCAGCTTGTCGAATCGCTCGACGCAGCCCTATCGCGTTGGTTCTCGCTTGCCACGTCGGTGACCGGACGTGATGTCACACACGAGCCGGGGGCAGGCGCCGCCGGCGCGCTCGCGGGCGGACTACTCGCGTTCGCCAATGCCAAACTGGTGTCTGGCGTCGATCTGCTGCTTGACTATGCGCAATTCGACCAGCGTGTACAGAGTCACCGCCTTGTCATCACGGGCGAGGGCCGCCTCGATGATCAAAGCTTGCGCGGCAAAGGGCCGATTGGCGTTGCGCGGCGCGCGCAGGGGTTCGGTGTGCCGACGCTCGCGTTCGCCGGATCGGTGACCGCGAATCCAGCCGCCCTCCGTGACGCAGGCATCGCCGCCGCCTTTCCCATTGTCGACCGCATCATTACGCTGTCCGAGGCGCTCAACCACGGCCCTACCCTACTCGAAACCGCCGCTTTCCGGGTGGGATGTACAATCGCGCTGGCACGCGCCATCTCATAA
- a CDS encoding HAD family phosphatase, translating to MRFVLVFDFGGVIVQTQTHAPRHAWDRSLGRRLGTVESIVHGSESWRQAQLGRITHQEHWDFVARQLKLDRDQLARLEADYFSADTIADDVVGLIERQRALGRRVALLSNDSAALRDKLDRLDLARLFDPIVISAEIGHMKPDPDAYRYMIDMLDVVPARTVFIDDMPVNVDGARAISMNAVLYMPGLRLEDALAQYLAADP from the coding sequence ATGCGATTCGTTCTCGTATTCGACTTTGGCGGCGTGATCGTCCAGACACAGACTCACGCGCCGCGTCACGCATGGGATCGCTCATTGGGCCGAAGGTTGGGAACCGTGGAGTCGATCGTTCACGGAAGCGAATCGTGGCGGCAAGCACAGCTCGGGCGCATTACGCATCAGGAGCATTGGGACTTCGTCGCCCGTCAGCTCAAGCTCGATCGCGATCAGCTTGCGCGACTGGAAGCCGACTACTTCAGCGCAGACACGATTGCCGACGATGTCGTCGGGTTAATCGAGCGGCAGCGCGCGCTTGGCCGGCGTGTTGCGCTTCTGAGCAACGACAGCGCAGCTCTGCGGGACAAACTGGACCGCCTTGACCTTGCCCGCCTGTTCGATCCCATTGTGATCTCGGCCGAGATCGGCCACATGAAGCCGGACCCAGACGCGTATCGCTACATGATTGACATGCTGGACGTCGTGCCGGCGCGCACAGTATTCATTGACGACATGCCGGTCAACGTGGACGGCGCACGGGCAATCAGCATGAACGCCGTGCTGTACATGCCCGGGCTGCGTTTAGAGGACGCCCTCGCCCAGTACCTCGCCGCTGACCCTTAA